The Falco naumanni isolate bFalNau1 chromosome 1, bFalNau1.pat, whole genome shotgun sequence genome window below encodes:
- the MYO18A gene encoding unconventional myosin-XVIIIa isoform X12: MFNLMKKDKEKDGARKEKKEKKEKKERMSAAELKSLEEMSMRRGFFNLNRASKRDSKTRLEISNPIPIKVASGSDLHLTDIDSDSNRGSVILDSGHLSTASSSDDLKVDDANFKGSVLQRAAKFGSLAKQNSQMIVKRFSFSQKSRDESTSETSTPSEHSAAPSPQVEVRMLETQLSKQGVPQGHPCTPPATSLRARVPELVSKRFPAELRLPALVPPQPPTPRQLELQRRNTGDFGFSLRRTTMLDRAPDGQVYRRVVHFAEPGAGTKDLALGLVPGDRLVEINGRNVESKSRDEIVEMIRQSGETVQLKVQPILELSELSRCWLRGGQGTRRAAWDLDPAASASAPSQAKTEEQIAAEEAWYETEKVWLVHRDGFSLGSQLRLEEGVPLPEGKVKVKLDHDGTVLEVEEDDVEKANPPSCDRVEDLASLLYLNESSVLHTLRQRYGGNLLHTYAGPTMVIINPLSSPSMYSEKVMHMFKGCRREDTSPHIYAVAQAAYRSMLMSRQDQAVVLLGASGSGKTTNCQHLVQYLTTIAGSTGKVFSVEKWQALYTILEAFGNSSTGMNGNATRFSQIISLDFDQAGQVASASIQTLLLEKLRVTKRPANEATFNIFYYLLACSDSTLRTELHFNHLAENNVFGIVPLSKPEEKQKATQQFNKLQAAMKVMGISSDEQKAFWLVLGAIYHLGAAGATKDADEAGRKQFARHEWAQKAAYLLGCSLEELSSSIFKHQPKGTLQRSTSFRQGPDEPPLGDSGTGPKLTALECLEGMAAGLYSELFTLLISLLNRALKSSQHSVCSVTVVDTPGAQNPELAGQSRGATFEELCHNYTQERLQLLFHQRTFARELERYKEENIELALADAEPGSSGSIAAVDQPSHQALVRSLARTDEARGLLWLLEEEALQPGGNEDTLLERLFSYYGPQEGGKKGHNPLLPSDKPRHFLLGHSSGTNWVEYDATGWLNHVKHNPASQNASVLLQESQKKVISSLFAGRGGSALVLSGSVAGLEGGSQLALRRATSMRKTFTTGVAAVKKKSLCIQIKLQVDALIDSIKKSKLHFVHCFLPKAAGGGGDPRALPCRRVSGSELELPAEHCEAGLMQLDVPLLRAQLRGSRLLDTLRMYRQGYPDHMVFAEFRRRFDVLAPHLTKKHGRNYIVVDEKRAVEELLESLDLEKSSYHMGLSRVFFRAGSLARLEEQRDAQTSRNITLFQAACRGFLARQQFKKRKIQDLAIRCVQKNIKKNKGVKGWPWWKLFTTVRPLIEVQLTEDQIRGKDEEIQQLKSKLEKVEKERNELRLNSDRLESRITELTSELTDERNTGESASQLLDAETAERLRAEKEMKDLQAKYDALKKQMESMEMEVMEARLIRAAELNGELDDDDSGGEWRLKYERAVREIDFTKKRLQQELEDKLEVEQQGKRQLERRLTDLQADSEESQRALQQLKKKCQRLAAELQDTKLHLEGQQGRNHDLEKKQRRFDTELSQAHEEAQRERLQREKLSREKDVLVAEVFGLKQLLEDKDSDIAGLTQKAEALEAELQDISSQESKDEASLAKVKKQLRDLEAKVKDQEEELDEQAGTIQMLEQAKLRLEMEMERLRQTHAKEVESRDEEVEEIRQSCQKKLKQMEVQLEEEYEDKQKVLREKRELESKLSAVSEQANQRDFETEKRLRRDLKRTKALLADAQIMLDHLKNNAPSKREIAQLKNQLEESEFTCAAAVKARKSMEVEIEDLHLQIDDLAKAKAGLEEQLSRLQREKNEVQSRLEEDQEDMNELMKKHKAAVAQASRDLAQMNDLQAQLEEVNKEKQELQEKLQGLQSQLEFLEQSMVDKSLVSRQEAKIRELETRLEFERTQVKRLESLATRLKENMEKLTEERDQRAAAENREKEQNKRLQRQLRDVKEEMGELAKKEAEASRKKHELEMDLESLEAANQSLQSDLKLAFKRIGDLQAAIEDEMESDSNEDLINSDGDSDVDSELEDRVDGVKSWLSKNKGSSKALSDDGSLKGSSPPSSRHTFTYDRWDEEQDTGESTRRYSHSSPSASEADSRATETPA; this comes from the exons ATGTTCAACTTGATGAAAaaggacaaggagaaggatgggGCCCgaaaggagaagaaggaaaagaaggagaagaaggagcgGATGTCGGCAGCTGAACTGAAGAGCTTGGAGGAGATGAGCATGCGCCGGGGCTTCTTCAACCTCAACCGTGCCTCCAAGCGGGACTCCAAGACCCGCCTGGAGATCTCCAACCCCATCCCCATTAAGGTGGCCAGTGGCTCTGACCTGCATCTCACAGATATCGACTCCGACAGCAACCGGGGCAGCGTCATCTTGGACTCAGGCCACCTGAGCACGGCCAGCTCCAGCGATGATCTCAAGGTGGACGATGCCAACTTCAAGGGCTCGGTGCTGCAGCGGGCGGCCAAATTTGGCTCGTTGGCCAAGCAGAACTCACAGATGATTGTCAAACGTTTCTCCTTCTCCCAGAAGAGCCGGGATGAGAGCACCTCAGAGACATCCACCCCCTCCGAGCActcagcagccccctccccacaggtGGAGGTGCGCATGCTGGAGACCCAGCTTTCCAAGCAAGGGGTCCCCCAAGGACACCCCTGCAcccctcctgccacctccctgcgTGCCAGGGTGCCGGAGCTCGTTAGCAAGAGGTTTCCTGCCGAGCTGCGGCTGCCCGCCTTGgtgcccccgcagccccccaccccacggcagctggagctgcagaggcGCAACACTGGTGATTTTGGCTTCTCCCTACGCCGCACCACCATGCTGGACCGGGCGCCCGATGGGCAGGTGTACCGACGTGTCGTGCACTTTGCTGAACCTGGAGCTGGCACCAAAGACTTGGCGTTGGGGTTGGTGCCTGGTGACCGGTTGGTGGAGATCAATGGACGAAATGTGGAGAGCAAATCCCGGGATGAGATCGTGGAGATGATCCGGCAGTCGGGGGAGACGGTGCAGCTGAAGGTGCAGCCCATCCTGGAGCTGAGTGAGCTGAGCCGCTGCTGGCTGCGGGGCGGCCAGGGGACACGCCGCGCTGCTTGGGAT CTGGACCCCGCCGCCTCTGCCTCGGCACCCAGCCAG GCCAAGACGGAGGAGCAGATAGCCGCCGAGGAGGCCTGGTATGAGACAGAGAAGGTGTGGCTGGTGCACAGAGATGGCTTCTCCTTGG gcagccagctgcgGCTGGAGGAAGGTGTCCCCCTGCCCGAGGGCAAGGTGAAGGTGAAGCTGGACCATGATGGAACCGTcctggaggtggaggaggacGATGTGGAGAAG GCAAACCCCCCCTCCTGTGACCGCGTGGAGGACCTCGCCAGCCTCCTCTACCTCAACGAGTCCAGCGTGCTGCACACGCTGCGGCAGCGCTACGGTGGAAACCTCCTGCACACCTACGCCGGCCCCACCATGGTCATCATCAACCCACTGAGCTCCCCCTCCATGTATTCTGAGAAG GTCATGCACATGTTCAAAGGGTGCCGCAGGGAGGACACGTCCCCGCACATCTACGCGGTGGCCCAGGCTGCCTACCGCAGCATGCTGATGAGCCGCCAGGACCAAGCGGTCGTGCTGCTGGGCGCCAGTGGCAGCGGCAAAACCACCAACTGCCAACACCTTGTCCAGTACCTCACCACCATCGCTGGCAGCACTGGCAAGGTCTTCTCCG TGGAGAAGTGGCAGGCTCTCTACACCATCCTGGAGGCTTTTGGCAATAGCAGCACCGGCATGAATGGCAACGCCACCCGCTTCTCCCAGATCATCTCTCTGGACTTCGACCAGGCTGGGCAGGTGGCATCTGCCTCCATACAG ACGCTGTTGCTGGAGAAGCTGCGCGTCACGAAGCGCCCAGCCAACGAAGCAACCTTCAACATCTTCTACTACCTGCTGGCCTGCTCTGACAGCACCCTGCG GACTGAGCTTCATTTCAACCACTTGGCAGAGAACAACGTCTTTGGCATCGTGCCCCTCTCCAAG CcggaggaaaagcagaaggcGACCCAGCAGTTCAACAAGCTTCAGGCTGCCATGAAGGTGATGGGCATCTCCAGCGATGAGCAGAAAGCCTTCTGGCTTGTCCTGGGGGCCATTTATCATCTGGGGGCCGCCGGGGCCACAAAAG ACGCCGACGAAG CTGGAAGGAAGCAGTTTGCACGGCACGAGTGGGCTCAGAAAGCCGCTTacctgctgggctgcagcctggaggagctctcctcctccatctTCAAGCACCAGCCCAAGGGTACCCTGCAGCGATCCACCTCCTTCCGGCAGGGCCCCGATGAGCCCCCCCTGGGTGACAGCGGTACAG GTCCCAAGCTGACAGCACTGGAGTGCCTGGAGGGCATGGCGGCCGGCTTGTACTCTGAGCTCTTCACCCTCCTCATCTCCCTCCTCAACAG GGCGCTGAAATCGAGCCAGCACTCGGTGTGCTCGGTGACGGTGGTGGACACCCCGGGGGCGCAGAACCCCgagctggcagggcagagccggGGGGCCACCTTCGAGGAGCTTTGCCACAACTACACCCAGGAGCgcctgcagctgctcttccaCCAGCGCACCTTCGCCCGCGAGCTGGAGCGCTACAAGGAG GAGAACATAGAGCTTGCCCTGGCTGACGCCGAGCCCGGCTCCTCTGGCTCCATAGCTGCTGTAGACCAGCCCTCGCATCAGGCACTG GTCCGGTCACTGGCCCGCACAGACGAGGCGcgggggctgctgtggctgctggaggaggaggcGCTGCAGCCAGGCGGCAACGAGGACACCTTGCTGGAGCGGCTCTTCTCCTACTACGGCCCCCAGGAAGGGGGCAAGAAAG GGCACAACCCGCTGCTCCCCAGTGACAAGCCCCGGCATTTCCTTCTGGGCCACAGCTCAGGGACCAACTGGGTGGAGTACGATGCCACGGGCTGGCTCAACCACGTCAAGCACAACCCGGCCTCCCAAAATGCCTCCGTCCTGCTGCAGGAGTCACAGAA GAAGGTCATCAGCAGCCTGTTTGCGGGCCGTGGCGGGTCAGCGCTGGTGCTGTCGGGCTcggtggcagggctggagggggggtCCCAGCTGGCCCTGCGCCGGGCCACCAGCATGCGGAAGACCTTCACCACCGGCGTGGCTGCTGTCAAGAAGAAATCCCTCTGCATCCAGATCAAGCTGCAAGTG GACGCCCTCATTGACAGCATCAAGAAGTCCAAGCTCCACTTTGTGCACTGCTTCCTGCCCaaggcggcggggggcggcggggaccCCCGGGCTCTGCCGTGCCGGCGGGTGAGCGGCAGTGAACTGGAGCTGCCGGCGGAGCACTGCGAGGCCGGGCTCATGCAGCTGGACGTGCCCCTCCTGCGTGCCCAGCTCCGCGGCTCCCGCCTGCTCGACACCCTCCGCATGTACCGCCAAG GGTATCCCGACCACATGGTTTTTGCGGAGTTCAGGCGGCGCTTTGACGTCCTGGCCCCACACCTGACCAAGAAGCACGGGCGCAACTACATCGTCGTGGATGAGAAGCGG gCAGTGGAGGAGCTCCTGGAGTCGCTGGacctggagaagagcagctaCCACATGGGCTTGAGCCGG GTGTTTTTCCGAGCTGGATCACtagccaggctggaggagcagagggacGCGCAGACCAGCAGGAACATCACCCTCTTCCAGGCAGCGTGCAGGGGCTTCTTGGCACGGCAGCAGTTCAAGAAAAGGAAG ATCCAGGATTTGGCCATCCGCTGCGTGCAGAAGAACATCAAGAAGAACAAGGGGGTGAAGGGCTGGCCCTGGTGGAAGCTTTTCACCACCGTGCGGCCCCTCATCGAGGTGCAGCTCACCGAGGACCAGATCCGCGGCAAAGAC GAAGAGATCCAGCAGCTGAAGAGCAAACTCGAGAAGGTGGAGAAAGAGCGTAACGAGCTCCGGCTCAACAGCGACCGCCTGGAGAGCAGG ATCACAGAGCTGACATCGGAGCTGACAGACGAGCGGAACACCGGCGAGTCGgcctcccagctgctggacGCTGAGACGGCTGAGAGGCTGCGGGCCGAGAAGGAGATGAAGGACCTGCAG gcCAAGTACGATGCTCTGAAGAAGCAGATGGAGTCCATGGAGATGGAGGTGATGGAGGCTCGGCTCATCCGGGCGGCCGAGCTCAACGGGGAGCTCGACGATGACGATTCAG GTGGCGAATGGCGGCTGAAATATGAGCGGGCGGTGCGGGAGATCGACTTCACTAAGAAacggctgcagcaggagctggaggacaAGCTGGAGGTGGAGCAGCAGGGCAAGAGGCAGCTGGAGCGGAGG ctgaCGGACCTGCAGGCAGACAGCGAGGAGAGCCAGCGGGCGCTGCAGCAGCTAAAGAAGAAGTGCCAGCGCCTGGCCGCGGAGCTGCAGGACACCAAGCTGCACCTCGAGGGGCAGCAAGGACGCAACCATGACCTGGAGAAGAAGCAGCGGAG GTTTGACACCGAGCTCTCGCAGGCGCACGAGGAGGCCCAGCGGGAGAGGCTGCAGCGGGAGAAGCTGAGCCGTGAGAAGGACGTGCTGGTGGCTGAGGTCTTCGGCCtcaagcagctgctggag GACAAGGACTCGGACATTGCGGGGCTGACACAGAAGGCGGAGGCGCtggaggctgagctgcaggacaTCTCCTCCCAGGAGTCGAAGGATGAAGCCTCCCTGGCCAAGgtgaagaagcagctgagggacctGGAGGCGAAGGTCAAAGACCAGGAGGAGGAACTGGACGAGCAGGCTGGGACCATCcagatgctggagcag GCCAAGCTGCggctggagatggagatggagcGGCTGCGGCAGACCCACGCCAAGGAGGTGGAGAGCCGTGACGAGGAGGTGGAGGAGATTCGGCAGTCGTGCCAGAAGAAG CTGAAGCAGATGGaggtgcagctggaggaggagtaCGAGGACAAGCAGAAGGTACTGAGAGAGAAACGGGAGCTGGAGAGCAAGTTATCTGCTGTCAGCGAGCAG GCCAACCAGCGGGACTTCGAGACGGAAAAGCGCCTGCGCCGGGACCTGAAGAGGACAAAGGCGCTGCTGGCTGATGCACAGATCATGCTGGACCACCTGAAGAACAATGCACCCAGCAAGAGGGAGATCGCCCAGCTCAAGAACCAG ctggaggagtcGGAGTTCACCTGTGCGGCTGCTGTTAAGGCCCGCAAGTCCATGGAGGTGGAGATTGAAGACCTCCACCTGCAGATCGACGATCTTGCCAAGGCCAAGGCAGGG ctggaggagcagctgagccGGCTGCAGCGGGAGAAGAATGAGGTGCAGAGTCGGCTGGAGGAGGACCAGGAGGACATGAATGAGCTGATGAAGAAGCACAAGGCGGCTGTGGCCCAG GCGTCCCGGGACCTGGCGCAGATGAATGACctccaggcacagctggaggaggtcaacaaggagaagcaggagctgcaAGAGAAG CTGCAAGGCTTGCAGAGCCAGCTGGAATTCCTGGAGCAATCCATGGTGGACAAGTCGCTAGTGAGCCGGCAAGAAGCCAAGATCCGCGAGCTGGAGACCAGGCTGGAGTTTGAGCGGACACAAGTCAAGCGCCTGGAG AGCCTGGCCACGCGGCTGAAGGAGAACATGGAGAAGCTGACGGAGGAGCGAGATCAGCGCGCAGCCGCCGAGAACCGGGAGAAGGAGCAGAACAAGCGGCTGCAGCGACAGCTCCGCGATGTCAAGGAGGAGATGGGTGAGCTGGCCAAGAAGGAGGCAGAGGCCAGCCGCAAGAAGCACGAGCTG GAGATGGACCTGGAGAGCCTGGAAGCTGCCAACCAGAGCCTGCAGTCAGACCTGAAGCTGGCCTTCAAGCGCATCGGGGACCTGCAGGCGGCCATCGAGGATGAGATGGAGAGTGACAGCAACGAGGACCTCATCAACAG TGATGGTGACTCGGACGTGGACTCAGAGCTGGAGGACCGTGTGGACGGGGTGAAGTCCTGGCTCTCCAAGAACAAAGGCTCCTCCAAAGCGCTCTCGGATGATGGCAGCCTGAAGGGCAGCAG cccccccagctcccggcACACCTTCACCTACGACAGATGGGACGAGGAGCAGGACACCGGGGAAAGCACACGCCGCTACTCCCACAGCTCCCCCAGCGCCAGCGAGGCAGACAGCCGGGCCACCGAGACCCCTGCCTAG